The following coding sequences lie in one Cyanobacteria bacterium GSL.Bin1 genomic window:
- a CDS encoding EamA family transporter: protein MNPDTYTDAALSETTPTENPLTVKLLGMLALVSALIAIGFASIWLVVAEKELTPLTTIFYRLSGAAVTLALWQGVQRLWQKREQPQYDRATIFLLVFAAASFSTSLVLLGWSLTQTSVANGTLLYNNMPVFTALFAWVFLGQRFSLKFLLGLVIALAGVIAIGLSDFQLADVDVKGDLAAILASMLAATSLLCFEKLRQTLTSGMIMLWVSVVGGILLLPLVIWQGGQFFPTSLQTWLAVLSLAVISQGIGQGLLTYCVGLFSAGLIAVCMLSIPVIAALASAILFGEHLPLGNWIAFAVVLLGIYFALTAKQEVAASSPLQNSAGN, encoded by the coding sequence ATGAATCCTGATACCTATACCGATGCTGCCCTCTCGGAAACGACCCCAACTGAAAATCCCCTGACTGTAAAATTGCTGGGGATGCTAGCCCTCGTTTCTGCTTTAATTGCCATTGGCTTTGCCTCGATTTGGTTAGTGGTAGCAGAAAAAGAACTGACTCCCCTGACCACAATTTTTTACCGGTTATCTGGGGCAGCGGTTACACTGGCACTTTGGCAAGGCGTACAACGCTTATGGCAAAAAAGAGAGCAACCGCAATACGATCGCGCAACGATTTTCTTGCTAGTCTTTGCTGCCGCTAGTTTTTCCACGTCTCTCGTCTTGCTGGGATGGTCACTCACTCAAACCAGCGTCGCCAACGGAACATTGCTTTATAACAATATGCCAGTGTTTACGGCGCTATTTGCTTGGGTGTTTCTCGGGCAACGGTTTTCCCTCAAGTTTCTGTTGGGATTGGTGATTGCCTTAGCTGGAGTGATCGCCATTGGACTCAGCGATTTTCAACTGGCCGATGTGGATGTAAAAGGCGATTTAGCGGCGATTCTTGCCTCGATGCTAGCGGCGACGAGTTTACTCTGTTTTGAAAAACTCCGGCAAACGCTTACTTCTGGGATGATTATGCTTTGGGTGAGCGTGGTTGGTGGCATTCTCTTATTACCGTTGGTGATCTGGCAAGGAGGGCAATTCTTTCCCACTTCTTTACAGACGTGGTTGGCAGTGTTGAGTTTAGCGGTAATTTCTCAAGGCATTGGTCAGGGCTTACTCACCTATTGTGTGGGCTTATTTTCCGCCGGATTAATTGCGGTTTGTATGCTCTCCATTCCAGTGATTGCTGCCCTCGCCAGTGCGATCTTATTTGGCGAACACCTTCCTTTAGGCAACTGGATTGCCTTTGCTGTGGTGTTATTGGGCATTTACTTTGCGCTCACTGCCAAACAAGAAGTAGCTGCTAGTTCTCCCTTACAGAACTCTGCTGGCAATTGA
- the uraH gene encoding hydroxyisourate hydrolase, with protein MTGKLTTHVLDTAHGCPAAGLSLTFWLIENSEYTLLKTTKTNADGRTDEPLLGAESLQVGVYEIIFEVASYFQRYDQSLPNPAFLDVIPIRFGIADTNSHYHVPLLVSPWSYSTYRGS; from the coding sequence ATGACTGGAAAATTAACCACACACGTTCTCGATACGGCCCACGGTTGTCCGGCTGCAGGGCTCAGTTTAACCTTTTGGCTAATTGAAAACAGCGAGTACACCTTGCTAAAAACCACTAAAACCAATGCCGATGGACGCACCGATGAACCCCTTTTAGGTGCAGAGTCATTGCAAGTGGGTGTGTACGAAATCATTTTTGAGGTAGCCTCTTATTTCCAACGCTATGATCAATCTCTTCCTAATCCGGCTTTTCTGGATGTGATACCGATTCGCTTTGGAATTGCCGATACCAACAGCCACTATCATGTCCCGCTTTTAGTCTCACCTTGGTCTTATAGTACCTATCGCGGAAGTTAA
- the uraD gene encoding 2-oxo-4-hydroxy-4-carboxy-5-ureidoimidazoline decarboxylase, which translates to MKYSLATLNQMEQEAFSKALGHIFEHSPHIAAATSEKRPFNSLNDLHYQLMATVRSLPLEEQDTLIKKHPDLATKTQMADASVQEQTDAGLNTLTPDEYNRFQELNQAYRAQFGFPFIIAVRNHNKASILDAFVHRLENSLERERASAIDEISKIAYFRLLDVVE; encoded by the coding sequence ATGAAATATTCGCTAGCAACACTGAACCAGATGGAACAAGAAGCCTTTAGCAAGGCACTGGGTCATATTTTTGAGCATAGTCCGCACATTGCCGCTGCAACGTCGGAAAAACGACCGTTTAATAGCTTAAATGACCTCCATTATCAACTGATGGCAACGGTACGATCGCTGCCTTTAGAAGAACAAGACACCCTAATCAAAAAACATCCCGATCTGGCAACCAAAACCCAAATGGCAGATGCCTCTGTCCAAGAACAGACGGATGCGGGATTGAATACCTTAACCCCAGACGAATACAACCGCTTTCAAGAATTAAACCAAGCCTATCGTGCTCAATTTGGCTTTCCCTTTATTATTGCCGTGCGCAACCATAACAAAGCCAGTATTCTAGATGCCTTTGTCCATCGCCTCGAAAATTCTCTGGAGAGAGAAAGAGCCAGCGCGATCGACGAAATTTCTAAAATTGCTTACTTCCGCTTGTTGGATGTTGTGGAGTAA
- a CDS encoding iron uptake porin: protein MNNQVSRSFIASFAVFVTGMLTFGTTLPAKAQMNSVYQMSDVEPTDWAFEALRSLIERYGCIAGYPDGTFRGNRAMSRYEFAAGLNRCLENISRLILDEGQTVSQADLEVLKRLQSDFDQELSRLATRVDNLEGRVAVLEDTQFSTTTKLTGNVYMNLTGATASDDILVETNNLDTPLNLRRAGRDEDGDPLVRTETDDPEVTFSYYTLINFNTSFTGRDQLVTQFAVGNGNSPANSFVSAGLFNTFGTPFTDQTGAPNAGEFTIRELFYAFPVSENFQAVVGPRINWYRYFDGNSYTFFLRGASSYNASGGTLANPVDRGAGAVLLWDINDQFGFNIGYLGENTEFLPSEFFNTVSDADEGLFGGTWSATAQLTYEPSANATIRLFYTRSQSDNNVPLFDEEGNLTGFGVGGAVGEPIYGVADDGFGGTIDPTNANTIGLNFEWEFARNLGLFGRYTYANADIEPDNPDISGGDINMQAFQLGLAFPNLGKEGALGTFSFVVPFDVLDGEEFLVSGAGDGGTQLDFEATYFYPINDNLSLVPAVYVIANPNNFDENGTIVVGNLRMQFSF, encoded by the coding sequence ATGAATAATCAAGTTTCTCGAAGCTTTATTGCGAGTTTCGCTGTTTTTGTGACGGGTATGCTCACTTTCGGAACTACCCTTCCGGCAAAAGCACAAATGAATTCAGTTTACCAAATGTCGGATGTCGAACCCACAGATTGGGCATTTGAAGCGCTGCGATCGCTGATTGAACGTTACGGTTGCATTGCCGGCTATCCTGATGGTACGTTTCGCGGCAATCGCGCTATGTCTCGCTACGAATTTGCTGCCGGTCTCAATCGTTGTCTGGAAAATATTAGTCGCTTGATTCTTGATGAGGGTCAAACTGTTTCTCAGGCTGACTTAGAAGTGCTCAAACGTTTACAATCAGACTTTGACCAAGAATTAAGTCGGCTTGCTACTCGCGTCGATAATTTAGAAGGTCGGGTAGCAGTTTTAGAAGATACCCAATTTTCTACAACCACCAAACTTACGGGTAACGTTTACATGAACCTAACCGGTGCAACGGCAAGTGATGACATCTTGGTGGAAACGAATAATTTAGATACGCCTTTAAATTTGCGTCGTGCTGGACGAGACGAAGATGGCGATCCCCTAGTGAGAACGGAAACCGATGATCCGGAAGTAACATTTAGTTACTACACTCTAATCAATTTCAACACCAGTTTTACCGGACGTGATCAATTGGTGACTCAATTTGCCGTGGGCAATGGCAATTCTCCTGCCAATAGCTTTGTCTCAGCAGGATTATTTAACACCTTCGGAACTCCTTTTACTGACCAAACCGGAGCGCCTAATGCAGGAGAATTCACGATCCGTGAATTATTTTATGCGTTCCCAGTTAGTGAAAACTTTCAAGCAGTGGTCGGACCCAGAATCAACTGGTATCGCTACTTTGACGGAAACAGTTATACTTTCTTTTTACGAGGGGCAAGCAGCTATAATGCCAGTGGTGGAACGCTAGCTAACCCTGTAGATCGCGGTGCCGGAGCTGTACTTTTATGGGATATTAATGACCAGTTCGGATTTAACATTGGTTACTTGGGAGAAAATACAGAATTTTTACCCTCGGAATTTTTCAACACAGTTTCTGATGCGGATGAAGGTCTATTTGGGGGAACCTGGTCGGCAACGGCGCAACTGACTTATGAACCCAGTGCTAACGCTACAATTCGCCTGTTCTACACGCGTTCTCAATCCGATAATAATGTTCCCTTATTTGATGAAGAGGGTAATCTCACTGGTTTTGGTGTCGGTGGTGCTGTGGGGGAACCGATTTATGGCGTCGCCGATGATGGCTTCGGCGGGACAATTGATCCAACCAATGCCAATACAATTGGACTGAATTTTGAGTGGGAATTTGCCCGTAACCTTGGGCTGTTTGGACGCTATACCTATGCCAATGCGGATATTGAACCCGACAATCCTGATATTTCCGGTGGAGACATCAATATGCAAGCGTTTCAACTGGGACTTGCCTTTCCTAATTTGGGGAAAGAAGGGGCGCTAGGAACGTTCTCCTTTGTTGTTCCCTTTGATGTGTTAGATGGAGAAGAGTTTCTGGTCTCTGGTGCTGGCGATGGCGGAACGCAATTGGATTTTGAAGCGACCTATTTCTATCCCATCAATGATAATTTATCTCTGGTTCCTGCGGTTTATGTGATTGCCAATCCCAATAATTTTGACGAGAATGGCACGATTGTTGTGGGAAATCTGAGGATGCAGTTTAGTTTCTAA
- a CDS encoding ABC transporter permease subunit (The N-terminal region of this protein, as described by TIGR01726, is a three transmembrane segment that identifies a subfamily of ABC transporter permease subunits, which specificities that include histidine, arginine, glutamine, glutamate, L-cystine (sic), the opines (in Agrobacterium) octopine and nopaline, etc.), translating into MEYTFQFSVVWNNLGLFVQGVLLTLQIVSVAIALGLILGMIGALGRTSDNRILNSIALAYVEFFRNTPFLIQLFFFYFALPNLGVKMSPWQAAVLALAINFGAYATEIIRSGIEGISAGQVEAGKALGLKPLQIFRHIILIPALANIYPALMSQVVIAVLFSCVVSQISAEELTFVGNYLQSRTFRSFEIYLTISLIYVALVWSIKLIAFLIQRKFFAFTQYTR; encoded by the coding sequence ATGGAATACACCTTCCAATTTTCAGTGGTGTGGAATAACCTTGGCTTATTTGTGCAGGGGGTTTTACTCACATTGCAGATTGTTAGTGTCGCGATCGCGCTGGGCTTAATCCTCGGCATGATTGGCGCGTTAGGCAGAACGTCCGATAACCGGATTCTCAACTCGATCGCGTTGGCTTATGTTGAGTTTTTCCGCAATACCCCGTTTTTAATTCAACTCTTTTTCTTCTACTTTGCCCTACCGAATCTGGGGGTGAAAATGTCCCCTTGGCAAGCGGCTGTCTTAGCCCTGGCGATTAATTTTGGTGCCTATGCTACAGAGATTATCCGCTCGGGAATTGAAGGAATTAGCGCTGGACAAGTGGAAGCCGGAAAAGCCCTGGGGTTAAAGCCCTTACAGATTTTTCGCCACATCATTCTCATTCCAGCCCTGGCAAATATTTATCCCGCTTTGATGAGTCAAGTAGTCATTGCAGTTTTGTTTAGTTGTGTCGTTTCCCAAATTTCTGCTGAAGAACTCACCTTTGTCGGGAATTATCTTCAATCCCGCACTTTTCGCAGTTTTGAGATTTATTTAACCATTTCTTTAATTTATGTGGCGCTGGTTTGGTCGATCAAACTCATTGCCTTTTTGATTCAGAGAAAGTTTTTTGCCTTTACTCAATACACCCGTTAA
- a CDS encoding ABC transporter permease subunit (The N-terminal region of this protein, as described by TIGR01726, is a three transmembrane segment that identifies a subfamily of ABC transporter permease subunits, which specificities that include histidine, arginine, glutamine, glutamate, L-cystine (sic), the opines (in Agrobacterium) octopine and nopaline, etc.), protein MEEFTFSQILTNLLLATRWTIVLSAIAFFGGGVVGFLVMLMRISPNPVIRGVSTLYIEFFEATPLLMQLFLVFFGISVVIGLNVSAWVAATIALTTYSSAFLADIWRGSVEAIPRGQWEASRALGLSYFKQLSNIILPQAVRMSIPPTVGFAVQVIKGTSLASIIGFIELTRSASSISNVTFEPLLVYSLAAIIYFCLCFPLSLWSRRLENRFSYVNV, encoded by the coding sequence ATGGAAGAGTTTACCTTTTCACAAATTCTGACGAATCTCCTCTTAGCAACACGCTGGACGATTGTTCTTTCCGCGATCGCGTTTTTTGGCGGTGGCGTCGTCGGGTTTCTCGTCATGCTGATGCGGATTTCTCCTAATCCGGTGATCAGAGGTGTCAGCACCCTTTATATCGAATTTTTTGAAGCAACACCGCTATTAATGCAACTATTCCTCGTCTTTTTCGGGATTTCCGTTGTGATCGGTTTAAATGTGTCGGCTTGGGTTGCCGCGACCATTGCGCTGACAACTTATAGTAGCGCCTTTTTAGCGGATATTTGGCGAGGGTCTGTAGAAGCCATTCCGCGCGGTCAGTGGGAGGCGTCGCGAGCTTTAGGACTGAGCTATTTCAAGCAACTGAGCAACATTATTCTCCCGCAAGCGGTTCGGATGTCAATTCCGCCCACGGTGGGCTTTGCCGTGCAAGTGATCAAAGGAACCTCCCTCGCCTCCATTATTGGTTTTATTGAACTCACGCGATCGGCATCTTCCATCAGTAATGTCACCTTTGAACCCCTACTGGTTTATTCCTTAGCTGCAATCATCTACTTCTGTCTGTGTTTTCCCCTTTCTCTGTGGAGTAGACGCTTAGAAAATCGCTTCTCCTATGTCAACGTTTGA
- a CDS encoding transporter substrate-binding domain-containing protein encodes MLQPLLRSLSRQLGLSALSLKVVFALAISLIFSVSIISCSNQSITSQEVVTDNANAQSETTAQGNPSTGGTLDNILSAGVVKIAVPQDSPPFGSVGTDGKPQGYDVEVGKLISEALEVNLDLIPVTSTNRIPYLETGRADIVISSLGATPERARSIYFSSMPYAPFFSGIYGSASVDVSSYKDLAGYTVGVTQGSLEDLEVAEKAPESVTIKRFEDNSLTISALLSKQVDLIATGNTIAGKVMKSNPKEGIENKFVMKNSPCYIGVRRGDLDMLQWINVFIRHKRFSGEFDALSQEWFGESLESLPAF; translated from the coding sequence ATGCTTCAACCACTACTTCGTTCTCTCTCCCGTCAACTGGGCTTATCTGCGCTTAGCCTCAAAGTTGTCTTTGCCCTTGCAATTAGTCTGATCTTTAGTGTCAGTATTATTTCTTGCTCGAATCAATCCATTACTTCGCAAGAGGTGGTGACAGATAATGCTAACGCTCAAAGCGAAACTACCGCTCAAGGGAATCCCTCAACTGGTGGAACCCTCGATAATATCCTCAGCGCCGGTGTTGTAAAAATCGCTGTTCCCCAAGATTCTCCCCCCTTTGGTTCGGTGGGTACTGATGGCAAACCTCAAGGCTACGACGTGGAGGTTGGGAAGCTCATTAGTGAGGCGTTAGAGGTAAATTTAGACCTGATTCCGGTTACCAGTACGAACCGCATCCCTTATTTAGAAACAGGGCGAGCAGATATCGTCATTTCTAGTTTAGGGGCAACCCCAGAACGAGCACGATCCATTTACTTTTCTTCCATGCCCTATGCCCCTTTCTTTTCTGGGATTTATGGTTCAGCAAGTGTTGATGTATCGAGTTACAAAGACTTGGCTGGATATACCGTTGGCGTTACCCAAGGTTCTTTAGAAGACTTAGAAGTAGCGGAAAAAGCACCAGAAAGTGTAACAATCAAACGCTTTGAAGATAATAGCTTGACCATTTCTGCTTTACTCTCAAAACAAGTTGATCTCATTGCAACCGGAAACACTATTGCCGGAAAAGTGATGAAAAGCAATCCCAAAGAAGGAATTGAAAATAAATTTGTGATGAAGAACTCGCCTTGTTACATTGGCGTGCGTCGTGGCGATTTGGATATGTTGCAGTGGATTAATGTTTTCATTCGCCACAAGCGTTTCTCCGGTGAATTTGATGCCTTATCCCAAGAGTGGTTTGGTGAATCCCTCGAAAGCTTACCTGCTTTCTAG
- a CDS encoding ATP-binding cassette domain-containing protein, translating into MEEKQAQTTNIAVESNEPVITVKEVEKWYSNGFHALRGVSLNVDRGEVVVVMGPSGSGKSTFIRTFNALEPYQKGRIIIDGIELTPKMKNVDAVRREVGMVFQQFNLFPHLSVLDNVMLAPRKVRGWQKGKAQDVAFELLDRVGILNQANKYPGQLSGGQQQRVAIARALAMQPKVMLFDEPTSALDPEMVREVLDVMRSLANSGMTMVCVTHEVGFAREVADRVVLMADGQIMETATPAVFFQNPKHERSRQFLSQILH; encoded by the coding sequence ATGGAAGAAAAGCAAGCCCAAACCACTAACATCGCTGTCGAGAGTAACGAACCGGTGATTACAGTGAAAGAGGTTGAAAAGTGGTATAGTAACGGCTTTCATGCGCTACGAGGCGTGAGTCTCAATGTTGATCGGGGTGAAGTGGTCGTGGTCATGGGACCTTCTGGTTCCGGGAAATCCACGTTTATTCGCACCTTTAATGCCCTAGAACCCTATCAAAAAGGGCGGATTATTATTGATGGCATTGAACTGACCCCCAAGATGAAAAATGTCGATGCCGTTCGTCGGGAAGTGGGCATGGTCTTCCAGCAATTTAATCTCTTTCCCCACCTGAGTGTACTTGATAATGTGATGCTTGCGCCGAGAAAAGTCCGTGGCTGGCAGAAAGGGAAAGCCCAAGATGTAGCGTTTGAATTGCTCGATCGCGTTGGGATTCTCAATCAAGCCAATAAATATCCCGGACAACTTTCCGGGGGTCAACAACAACGGGTCGCGATCGCGCGCGCACTGGCGATGCAACCGAAAGTGATGCTCTTTGATGAACCCACCTCTGCCCTTGACCCAGAAATGGTGCGAGAAGTGCTCGATGTCATGCGGTCTTTAGCGAATTCTGGAATGACAATGGTGTGTGTCACCCATGAAGTCGGTTTTGCCCGAGAAGTTGCCGATCGGGTGGTGCTTATGGCAGATGGTCAGATCATGGAAACAGCAACGCCAGCCGTCTTTTTCCAAAATCCGAAGCATGAACGCAGTCGCCAATTTCTCTCCCAAATTCTGCACTAA
- a CDS encoding DUF4079 family protein has product MHTIKIYLEPIAAFFRSLNLPEPITHWGHPAMMGIVIFVMGTFVGITGWKGRMLGNQTMAVENRTNHRKLAPWMFTFMALGYVGGVLSLVMQEQPILESPHFWTGSIVLGLLAANGLISLTGFGGGKQQLRTAHAYIGSLALVIMVIHAVLGVQLGLTI; this is encoded by the coding sequence ATGCATACTATAAAAATATACTTAGAACCAATCGCTGCTTTTTTTCGCTCCCTCAACCTTCCTGAACCCATTACGCACTGGGGACATCCTGCGATGATGGGAATTGTCATTTTTGTGATGGGAACTTTTGTTGGGATCACCGGTTGGAAAGGTCGGATGCTTGGTAATCAAACAATGGCCGTGGAAAATAGAACGAATCATCGTAAACTTGCCCCTTGGATGTTTACTTTTATGGCATTGGGCTATGTAGGAGGAGTCTTATCTCTGGTGATGCAAGAACAACCGATTTTAGAAAGTCCTCACTTCTGGACAGGTTCAATTGTTTTAGGCTTACTGGCAGCCAATGGTTTGATTTCTCTAACTGGATTTGGCGGCGGAAAACAACAACTGCGAACTGCTCATGCTTACATTGGAAGCTTAGCGTTAGTCATTATGGTCATTCATGCAGTGTTGGGAGTTCAACTCGGTTTAACTATCTAA